The genomic DNA GCGTTCGGCGACAGTCTGCGCGCCGAAGTGAAGCACCTCGGCGTGGACGTGGGCGTCGCCTACTTCTCCTGGATCAAGACGGATCTGGTCACCAGCGCCGACGCGCATCCGGTGCTGGGCAAGTTCCGTAAGAGCGCGCCCGGACCGGCGTCCCGCGTGTATCCCCTGGAGAAGGTCGGCCAGGCGGTCGCGGAGGGCATCGCCAAGCGCAGCCGCGTTATCTGTGTGCCGTCGTGGGTCAACCACCTGCGCCGTATCCACGGGATGCTGCCGGCGATCGTGGAGAAGGCCAACGCCCGGGCCACGATCCGCGCGGACCGCGAGATGATCGCGGACATCGAGAAGCGCGGCGTCGAGGCTTCCTCGCGGCTGACCGGTCCTGGCGGTGCGGCCGCTCAAGCAGCCGCTCGACCAGCCGCACAGGCGACAGACAAGGGGTCGGCCGAAGTATCAATCGAGGCGTCAGCCGAGGAGTGACCCGGCCAGCCGGTCCAGAGCGGCCGCGGGATCGGCGGTGAGACCCGTGTGCACCGGCCCCGGCTGCACCACGGTGGACCGCGGCGCGATCAGCCACCGGAACCGCCGGCCCAGTGCGTCCTGGCCGGCGGGACCGGAATCCGGACCGCCGCAGCAGACCTTCGTGACGGCGCCGAGCAGAGCCTCGATCCCCTCGACATCAGCGGTGGGATCCAGGGCGCGCACCCGTACGGAGTCCAGCTGCGTCGCGCATCCGAGGAAGTCGAGCTGCTGGCAATAGAGCACCACGCCGATGTTGACGTACTCCCCGCGCTCCACACGGGGAACAGCCCGCAGTACCGAGTACTCGTAAGGCTGAACGCTCATTTCACCCGTCCCTGCATCCAGTTCGGGTGCTTCGCCTTGAGGCGCGCCTTGAGATCGGAGCTCTGCTGGGCCCGGGCGGCCTCCTGCGCGGAGCTGTCCACAACCTGTGGAAACCACTCGCGCGGTCCGACGACACGCGTCAGCAGATAGCTGACGTACGCCTCGCGCACCGCGTCGGCGGACTCGAAGCCGGGCTCGTCCGCCAACCACTCGTCCGGCACGACCGCCACGACGGACCTGAGCAGCTCCTCGGTGACCAGCGGTGCGAGCGCGGCGTCGGCTCCTGGCATGTCCTTCGCATAGGAGGCGAGCACATGGTCGCCCGCGTCGAACGGAGCCAGGGCGCCCTTCTGCGCTCCCGGCCAGTTGTGGTGGAAGATCAGCGAGGCGCCGTGGTCGATCAGATAGAGCTTGCGATGCCACAACAGCAGATTCGGGTTCCGCCACGAGCGGTCCACGTTCCGCACCAACGCGTCGAACCACACGATGCGACTGGCCAGTTCCGACTCCACCGGAAACGCTAAGGGGTCATATCCCAGTGAACCCGGCAGATAGTCCATACCGAGGTTCAGTCCCTTGCTCCCCTTAAGGAGTTCCTGGATCTCCTGGTCCGGCTCGGCGGCTCCGATCACCGGGTCCAGCTCGATCCCGACCAGCGCCGGCACCGGCAGGCCCAGGGCCCGGGCCAGTTCCCCGGCGACGACCTCGGCGACCAGGGCTTTGCGGCCCTGGCCGGCCGAGCGGAACTTCACGACGTACGTCCCGAGGTCCGAGGCCTCGACCGGGCCGGGCAGCGAACCGCCCTCACGGAGCGGGGTCACGTACCGGGTGGCGGTGACGGTCGGCAAAGCGGCAGGCATGGAGTCCACGCTAGACGCCCCGCCGACCTTCGATCATCCCCATTACGCCTGCGAGCTGATGACCAGGGCGTCGTTCTCGACGTCCACGTCCACCCGCACCGTCTCGCCGTCCCGGATCTGACCGCCGAGCAGCTTGCGGGCCAGCGGGTCGCCGATCGCGGCCTGCACCAGGCGGCGCAGCGGACGGGCCCCGAAGGCCGGCTCGTAGCCGGCGATCGCCAGCCAGTCGCGGGCGCCGGCGGTGACGTCCAGGGCCAGCCGTCGTTCGGCCAGGCGCGCGGCCAGCTTGGCGACCTGGATGTCGACGATCCGGCCCAGCTCGGCGGTGCCCAGCGGGTCGAAGATCACCTGGGCGTCCAGCCGGTTCAGGAACTCCGGCTTGAAGGCCGCGCGCACCGCCGCCTCCACCCGCTGGCGCCGGTCCAGCCGGGCTTGCGCCGGGTCCAGCGCCTCGTCGACCGTGAGGTCGAAGCCGCCGGTGCCGAGGTTGGAGGTGAGGATCAGGATCGTGTTGCGGAAGTCCACGGTGCGGCCCTGGCCGTCGGTGAGCCGGCCGTCGTCCAGGACCTGCAGCAGCACGTCGAAGATCTCCGGGTGCGCCTTCTCGACCTCGTCGAGCAGCACCACCGAGTAGGGCCGGCGGCGGACGGCCTCGGTCAGCTGGCCGCCCTCCTCGTAGCCGACGTAGCCGGGAGGGGCGCCGACCAGCCGGGCCACCGAGTGCTTCTCGGAGTACTCCGACATGTCGATGCGCACCATGGCGTGCTCGTCGTCGAACAGGAAGTCCGCCAGCGCCTTGGCCAGCTCGGTCTTGCCGACGCCGGTCGGGCCCAGGAACAGGAACGAGCCGGTCGGGCGGTCCGGGTCGGAGATGCCGGCCCGGGCGCGGCGCACCGCGTCGGAGACCGCGGCCACGGCCTCGGCCTGCCCGATCAGCCGCTCCCCGATCCGCTCCTCCATGTGCAGCAGCTTCTCGGTCTCGCCCTCCAGCAGCCGGCCGGCCGGGATGCCGGTCCAGGCGCCGACCACCTCGGCGATGTCGTCCGGGCCGACCTCCTCCTTGACCATCGGGGCGACGGCCTCGGCCTCGTCCGCAGAGGTCGAGGCGGTCTCCAACTCCGCCTCGGCCGCCGGGATCTCGGCGTAGAGCAGACGGGAGGCGGTCTCGAAGTCGCCGGACCGCTGCGCCTGCTCGACCTGCGACCGCATCGCGTCCAGCCGGGCCTTGAGCTCGCCGACCCGGTTCAGGCCGCCCTTCTCCTGCTCCCAGCGCGCGTTCAGGGCGTTGAGCTGCTCCTGCCGGTCGGCCAGGTCCAGCCGGAGCCGGGCCAGCCGGTCGCGCGAGGCCGGGTCGTGCTCCTTGGCCAGCGCCAGCTCCTCCATCTTCATCCGGTCCACGGTGCGCTGCAGCTCGTCGATCTCCACCGGGCGGGAGTCGATCTCCATGCGCAGCCGGGAGGCGGCCTCGTCGATCAGGTCGATGGCCTTGTCCGGCAGGAAGCGGGAGGTGATGTAGCGGTGCGAGAGCGTGGCGGCGGCGACCAGCGCGTTGTCGGAGATGGCCACCTTGTGGTGCGCCTCGTAGCGGCCCTTGAGACCGCGCAGGATCGCGATGGTGTCCTCGACCGTCGGCTCGTCGACGAGCACCTGCTGGAAGCGGCGCTCCAGCGCCGGGTCCTTCTCGATGCGCTCGCGGTACTCGTCCAGCGTGGTCGCGCCGACCATCCGCAGCTCGCCGCGGGCCAGCATCGGCTTGAGCATGTTGCCGGCGTCCATCGAGGAGTCGCCCGTGGCGCCCGCGCCGACCACCGTGTGCAGCTCGTCGATGAAGGTGATGACCTGGCCCTCGGAGTCCTTGATGTCGGCCAGGACGGCCTTGAGGCGCTCCTCGAACTCGCCGCGGTACTTCGCGCCGGCCACCATCGCGCCCAGGTCCAGGGACACCAGGCGCTTGTCGCGCAGGCTCTCCGGCACGTCGCCGGCGATGATGCGCTGGGCCAGGCCCTCGACCACGGCGGTCTTGCCGACGCCGGGCTCGCCGATCAGCACCGGGTTGTTCTTGGTCCGGCGCGAGAGCACCTGCACCACCCGGCGGATCTCGGCGTCGCGGCCGATCACCGGGTCCAGCTTGCCGTCCCGCGCCGAGGCGGTCAGGTCCACGCCGTACTTCTCCAGGGCCTGATACGTGGCCTCCGGGTCCTGCGACGTCACCCGCGCCGAGCCGCGCACCTTGCCGAAGGCCTCGCGCAGCGCCTTCGGCGTCGCCCCGGCCTTCTTGAGCAGGTCGGCGGTCGCGTCGTTGCCCAATGCCAGGCCCAGAAGCAGGTGCTCGGTGGAGACGTACTCGTCGTCGAGCTTGCGGGCCTCGTCGCCCGCGGCGTTCAAAGCGTTGAGGGTGTTGCGGGCCAGGGTGGGCGCCGAGACGGTCGAACCGCTGGCCGACGGCAGGCGCTCGGCGGCGGCCGCGGCCGCCTGGGTGAGCGCGGCGCGGTCCACGCCGACCGCCTCCAGCAGCGGCCGGGTGGTGCCCTCGACCTGGCCGAGCAGGGCCTGCAGGACCTGGACCGCCTCGACCTGGGGGTTGCCGGCGCGGGTGGCCTCGCGGATCGCGACGCTCAGGGCCTCCTGGCTCTTGGTCGTCAGCTTCTGCGAATCCACAGTGAAACCTCCAAGAGATCAGCCCCCCGACATTCAGTTGTCCAGCTTCGAGCGCCCGCGGGGCCGGCCTCGGTCGGCGCGCCGCGGGGCCGCGGAACGTTTCAGTTCACTTCAGTTCACTTGCCCTGGGGCTTCCAGACCGCCAGGGCCGTGGTGAACGTCGCCGGCAGGGCCGGCAGCAGGTCGCCGCGGTACCCGGGCGGGGCCGGCGGCAGCGGCGAGACCGGCACCGCGGGCGCCACCGTGCTCTTCGGGGTCGGGTACAGGGTCACGGCCTCGAGTTCGGCGACCCGCCGGGACAGCGCCGCGACCTGCTCCTCGAGCTCGCGGATCCGCTTGATCCCGGCCAGGTTCACACCCTCGTCCTGGGACAGCCGCTGCACCTCGCGCAGCGTGTCGATGTCGCGCGCGGAGTACCGGCGGCCACCGCCGCCGGTACGCTCCGGGCACACGATGCCGAGCCGGTCATACTGCCGCAGGGTCTGCGGATGCATGCCGGCCAGCTGCGCGGCGACGGAGATGACGTAGACGGGGGTCTCGTCGGTCAACGGCAGGAACGGGTTCTTGGAGGCCATGGTGCCCTCACTCTCCCTTCGCGGCGTCCAGCAGCTCCGCCCGCGGGTGGTGGTTGCCGGTCGCCTCCTGGAACTTCTGCAGCGCCGCGCGCGCGTCCTCGCCGATCTCGGCCGGGACCGCGATCTCGAAACGCACCAGCAGGTCGCCCTTGGTCCCGTCCTTGCGCCCCGCGCCGCGGCCGCGCACGCGCAGCACCCGGCCGTTCTGGGAGTTGGCCGGCAGCTTCACCGTCACCGGCATGCCGCCCAGGGTCGGGACCTGGATCTCCGCGCCCAGCACCGCCTCGGGGAAGGTGACGGGCACGGTCACGGTCAGGTTGTCGTCCTCGCGTCCGAAGACGGCGTGCGGGCTCACATGGACCACCACATACAGGTCGCCGGCCGGGCCTCCGCGTTCACCGGAGGCGCCCTTGCCCTTGAGCCGGATGCGCTGGCCGTCGCGGACGCCCGCCGGGATGCGGGCCTGGATCGTGCGGGAGCTGGCGGCCCGGCCGGAGCCGTGGCACACCGGGCAGGGGTCGTCGACCAGCAGGCCGCGGCCCTTGCAGTCCCGGCAGGGTTCGGAGAAGGCGAAGCCGCCCTGGTTCCGGCTCACCTGGCCGGTGCCCGAACAGGTCGGGCACACCCGCGGGGTGGTTCCGGCCTTGGCCCCGGTGCCCGAACAGGCCGAGCACGGGGTGTCCGAGGTCAGCCGGAGCGAGACGGTGGCGCCGTCGATGGAGTCGCTGAACTTCAGCGTCACCTCCGACTCCACGTCCGCGCCGCGCCGGGCCTGGCTGGTCCGGCCGGTGGTACCGGTGCCGGTACCGGTGGTCGGCCCGCCGGTGCGGTTGAACAGACCGCCGAGCAGGTCGCCGATGTCGAAGTTGAACCCGCCGGGGGCGCCGCCGCCGGGGGCCCGGAAGCCGCCGTTGCCGAAGACCGAGCGCGAGTCGTCGTACTCCTTGCGCCGCTTGTCGTCGGACAGGACGTCGTAGGCCTCGGAGATTTCCTTGAACTTCTCCTCGGACGCCGCGTCGCCCTTGTTGGCATCGGGGTGGTACTGGCGCGCCAGCTTCCGGTAGGCCTTCTTGATGTCGGCAGCCGGCGCGTCCTTGGGGACTCCGAGGATCTTGTAGTAGTCCTTGTTGACGGCCACCTAAACCCACGCCTCCCGTCCGGGTTGTGCCATGTCGTTCACGCCTCGCCCACGAGTTCGGCGGCCCGGGGTTCTCACAACCCCGAATCGTCGTCGTCGTCGACTTCCACCGCCGACTCGTCGGCCGGCTTCTTCTCCTCGGCCGATGCGCCGGCCCCGCTCTTGGCGGGCCGGGCCGCCGGAGCGGGCTTGGGCTTGGGCGCGGCCTCGGGGGCCGGCTCGGTCTCCGGAGCCGGTCCGGGCTCTGCGACCTGCACCTGCGCCGCGCGGACCACGCGCTCGCCGATCCGGTAGCCGGGGCGGAACAGCACCGCCACGGTCACCTCGTCCACGTCCGGGGACGTGGTGCTCATCAGGGCCTCGTGCAGATTCGGGTCGAAGATCTCGCCGGCCGCGCCGAACCGGGCCAGGCCCAGCTTGGCCACCACGGCCTCGAACGCCTCGCCGACCTGGCGGAAGCCGCCTTCCAGCTCGCCGTGCTCGCGCGCCCGGCCGATGTCGTCCAGCACCGGAAGCAGTTCGGACAGCGCTCCGGCCACGGCGGTCTCCTTGACCACCTGCCGGTCCCGCTCGACCCGCTTCTTGTAGTTGCTGAACTCTGCCTGCAGCCGCTGCACGTCGTTGGTGCGCTCGGCCAACTCCGCCTGCACGCCCTGCAGCTCGTTGGTCCGCTCGGCGAGTTTGGCCAGCAGCTCGGTCACCGCGAGGTTGGCGCGCTCGCCCTCGCCTTCCCGCTCGGCCGTGTACTCGTCGCTCACGAAAGGTCCTCCTGAACCCGCCGCTTCCCCATGGTCGGGAAGGCTTCAGTCTCGCTGGGGGTGGCGCCGCGCAGGGCCGTGACCATCATCGATGATCGGTGTCCCGCGCGGCGCCGTCTTGCCGTCGTGCTTCATCGTTCTTCAGGGAGAACCCGGGCGGTGCGGCCTCAGGCCTGGCCGCCCTTGCCCTCGTCGACGATCTCGGCGTCCACCACGTCGTCCTCGGCACCGCCGGGGGTGCCCGCGGACTCCCCGCCGGGCGCCCCGGCCGCCTCACCGGAAGCCTGGGCCTGCTGGTACAGCGCGGCGCCGAGCTTCTGGCTGGTGGTCGCGAGCTTCTCCGAGGCCGAGCGGATGGACGCGGAGTCCTCGCTCTTCAGGGCCTCCTTGGTCTCGCCGATCGCGGCGTCGACCTCGGACTTCACATCGCCCGGGACCTTGTCCTCGTTGTCCTTGAGGAACTTCTCGGTCGAGTAGACCAGGGACTCGGCCTGGTTGCGGACCTCGGCGGCCTCGCGGCGGCTGTGGTCCTCGTCCGCGTACTGCTCGGCCTCGCGCATCATGCGGTCGATCTCGTCCTTCGGCAGCGCCGAGCCGCCGGTGATGACCATCGACTGCACCTTGCCGGTGCCCAGGTCCTTGGCCGAGACGTTGACGATGCCGTTGGCGTCGATGTCGAAGGTGACCTCGATCTGCGGCAGGCCGCGCGGCGCCGGCGGCAGGCCGGTCAGCTCGAACATGCCCAGACGCTTGTTGTACGCCGCGATCTCGCGCTCGCCCTGGTACACCTGGATCTGCACCGACGGCTGGTTGTCCTCGGCCGTGGTGAAGGTCTCCGAGCGCTTGGTCGGGATCGTGGTGTTCTTCTCGATCAGCTTGGTCATGATGCCGCCCTTGGTCTCGATACCCAGGGACAGCGGGGTGACGTCCAGCAGCAGGACGTCCTTGACCTCGCCCTTGAGGACACCGGCCTGCAGCGCGGCGCCGACGGCGACGACCTCGTCGGGGTTGACGCCCTTGTTCGGCTCCTTGCCGCCGGTCAGCTCGCGGACCAGGTCGGCCACGGCCGGCATCCGGGTCGAACCGCCGACCAGCACCACGTGCTCGATGGCGCTCAGCGCCACGCCGGCGTCCTTGATCACCTGGTGGAACGGGGTCTTGCAGCGGTCCAGCAGGTCCGCGGTCAGCTGCTGGAACTGCGAGCGCGTGAGCTTCTCGTCCAGGTGCAGCGGGCCCTCGGCGCTGGCCGTGATGTAGGGCAGGTTGATCGAGGTCTCGGTGGAGCTGGACAGCTCGATCTTGGCCTTCTCGCCGGCTTCGCGCAGGCGCTGCATGGCCATCTTGTCCTTGGACAGGTCCACGCCGTGCGCGTTCTTGAACTGGGTGACCAGCCACTCCACGACCGCGTTGTCCCAGTCGTCGCCGCCCAGGTGGTTGTCGCCGTTGGTGGCCTTCACCTCGATGGTGGAGAAGCCGTCGTCGTCCTTGCCGACTTCCAGCAGCGAGACGTCGAAGGTACCGCCGCCCAGGTCGAAGACCAGGATGGTCTGGTCGCCCTCGCCCTTGTCCAGGCCGTAGGCCAGGGCCGCGGCGGTGGGCTCGTTGACGATGCGCAGGACGTTCAGGCCCGCGATCTCGCCGGCCTCCTTGGTGGCCTGGCGCTCGGAGTCGGAGAAGTAGGCCGGGACGGTGATGACCGCGTCGGTGACCTTCTCGGACAGGTAGGACTCCGCGTCCCGCTTGAGCTTCTGCAGGATGAACGCGGAGATCTGCTGCGGCGTGAACTGCTTGTCGTCGATCCCGATCTTCCAGTCGGTGCCCATGTGGCGCTTGACCGACCGGATGGTGCGCTCCACGTTGGTGACGGCCTGGCGCTTGGCGACCTCGCCGACCAGCACCTCGCCGTTCTTGGCGAAGGCCACCACGGACGGCGTCGTCCGGGAGCCCTCGGCGTTGGTGATGACGGTGGGCTCGCCACCTTCCAGGACGCAGACGACGGAGTTCGTCGTCCCGAGGTCGATGCCGACCGGACGTGCCATGGGGGTTCCTCCGCGAAGACGTTTCGTTGTCGCTGCCACGTGTCTGCTGGGTGTTGCGGTGGGGAGGCCCGCGGCAGGTTGAGTCGAGTTCGCTCAATGATGCACGGTGCGGGTGCTCGAAGTCAAAAGGTTGCGCGGACTGCGCTCAACTTTGATGCGCAGGCGGGTTCTGACCTGCTGGTATGTCGCACAAAATGCTCGACGCCCGCTGCGCCCAAACGGACGTGCGAACCCGCTGTCAAGGTGCACGGTACGGTTGTCCGTCCTACCGTCGGCCATAGGGGGCGGCGGAAGGAGCCTGCACCATGAGGAACGCCCTTGGGAGCCTGATCGCACTGATCGGCGCGGCGGCCACGCTCGTCAGCCCCTGGAAGCCCTGGTACAACAACCGGCACGGCAGCGACTACAAGTTCTACGAGGTCTTCGGTTCCGGGATCACCGTCTCAAGGTCCGGAGTCATGGACTCGGTGTTCCTGGTCTTCCTGGTCACGGCCATCGTGGCCGTCGTCGGCGTGGTGCTGCGCTCGCGCGCGCTGGTGCTCGGCGCCGGCGTGGTCGCGTTCGGCTTCGCCATCCTGTGGATGATCCGCCAGGGACAGGCCGCCGGCGAGCTGACCATCACCGGCGCGAACAACCGCGGGCTCGGAACCGGCCTGGCCTACGCGTTCGGCGGCGGACTGCTGATGATCATCGGCGCCCTGATGATGACCAGCCGGCCGAAGCGGGCCGTGGTGGCCCAGACGTCCGGCGGGTCGGCGTCGGTCGGGGCCGCGGATCAGGGTGCGTACGGCACCGCCGCGGCCACGTCGGCCGCCCCGGCCGCCTCGACCACGTCCGAACCGCCGGCGATCACGACGACAGCGCCGGCGGACCGGAACCGCGCGGCTCAGCCCCCTGCCACCACGACGGCGCAGCAGCAGACTCCGGCTCCGGCCGAGACCGCGCCGTCCGCCGAGCGCACCGGCACGGAGCGGCTGAGCAAGGAGGAGCGCCAGATGCTGGGGCTGGACGAGGACGCTTCGGCCGAGCAGAAGAAGCAGAACTGACGGCTCCGGGGCGAAGGTTTCCCGTGAAACCACGCCCCGGGGGTCACCCGGCCGGAGCAGGCGACGGCTTCGCAGCCGTCGCGGTGAAGCCCTGGTCCAGGAAGCTGATCACCTTCGGGAAGACCCCGGTGACGAAGTCGTAGGTGTGCCCGCCGGGCTCCAGATGCCAGGACAGGTCGACGCCGCAGTCGCAGGCCTGCAGCCGCTGCGCGAACTCCGCCGCCGCGCCCTTGATCAGCGGGTCGGTCTCGTCCTGGTCCTCCAGCAGCAGCACCCGCTTGCCCGCGGCCTTCTGGACCATGTCGTCCGGGGTGTTCGCGGCCTCCACCGTGCTGTCCGAGCCGAACATCCCGTCCGGGTCGTCGACGTGGAAGTACCCGGCCAGCGAGGCGAACTGGCTGAACAGGTCCGGGTGCCGCAGGGTCAGGTTGGCCGCGCCGTAGCCGCCCATGGAGAACCCCACGATGGCGCGCATGCTCGCCGGCCGCGGCGTCTTGCCCTCGACCGCCGGGATCACGTTCTTGACCAGGTAGGTCTCGACCATGTCCTTGCCGTCCTGGGCGTCGGCCCATTCGGTGTCGTCGTGCGCGGTGCCCTCCCCGGTCGGCGCGGCCACGATGAACGGCGCCTGGCCGCCGGTGGTGAACGCCTGGTCCAGGACATCCTTGACGGACCGCATTATGCGGTCCGGCTCGCCGGGCACCCCGTGCAGCAGGTAGACCACCGGCAGCACCACGTTCGCCGGCACGGCGGGCCGGTAGACGAAGACCGGCCGCGACTTCCAGTCGGTGTCCGCCGACGGCACGTTCAGTTCGGTGACCGTGCCCGGCCCGCTGGCCTTGATCACCGGATGCGAGCTGACCGGCGCGGAATCGGTCCCGCCGGAGCTGTCCGTGGTGGCTGTGGAGTCGTCGCTGGTGTCGGACAACGGACCGGTCGGGGGAGCGACCACGCTGGCCGCGTCGGTGCTCGAATGCTTGCCGAAGTGGTGGGTGGCGTAGCCGAACGCCACACCGGAGCCCACGACCAGCGCGGTGCTGGTGACGAACAGGGCTATAGCCCGCAGGGGGGACCGGCGGCTGCGCCTGGGCGCGCGGCGATGGCCTCTCGCGCTCGCCGCCATAGCCCGTCCGCCTCCCCGCGCTCCGCGCTGTAGCGCGGGGCGTCTTGTCGCCCTGACGGACGACGCACCGGATGTCCACTGGTTCATTCGAGGCTAGTCAGCGCACATAAAGCGCAGGTTAAGGATGATCCGCAATGTAGAGTGCGCGCATGCCGGGGACATCAGGGCCACTTCAGGCACTGTTTCTGCGGTTCGGGCTGCCCGCGCCGACCGCTTTCCGCCTCGTGGACAGCGGACTTCTCAACCGGTCCTATCAGATTACGTCCACGGATCGGCGCTACTTCCTCAAGCACTATCTGCCCTGGCGGGGAGTGGGCTCCGGGCTGCCGGACGCCCACGGCCGAAGGCGCTCAGCTGCTCAGACACTGCGCTGGCAGCACGAAGCCGTGATCCGATTACAGGCGGCGGGTCTCCCCGCAGTCGCCCCGCTCAGGGACCTCCGCGGCCGTACGGTCGCATATGTAAGGGGACGCCCCTTTGCGGTGTTCCCCTGGAACGACGGCGTGCACCGCTACGGCAAACATATGCAGGAAATCGACGCGTACCGCCTGGGCACCCTGCTCGCCGATATCCACACGGGTCTGACCCGAGTCCTTCCCCGGGTCCCCCAACCGCTGTTCGTCCCGACCACCTCCCAGCGCCGTGCCGTCGCCGAGGCCGAGCAGCTCCTCGCGGTGGTCGAGACCGGTCCGGGCCGGGACGAGATGGACGCACTGTCCGCGTACCGATTACGGGAACGCTTAGCGCTCATCCCCAAGGTCGCGCACCTCCGGCCGGCACCGGACGCCGTGGGGACCGTCGGATACATCCACGGAGACTTCCACGCCGGGAACGTCATGTGGTCGGCTCTGGAGCCCGGAAGCAGGGTGACAGCGGTCGTGGACTGGGAGAAGACGGCCGTCGCGCCGTGTGGGGACGAAGTGGTGAGCACCGCTTTGGTGTTCTTCACCGGGGAGTACTCGGGTCAGCTCGACCTGGATCTGGTGCGTGCGTACATCGGGGGCTACGCCGCGGCGCGCCCCGAGTTCTCCGAACGGGAACTCACCGACTCCGTACGCCGCGTCTGGTGGGAGCGCCTCACCGACTTCTGGATCCTGACATGGCACTACCGCCACGCCGACCACCGGGCGGACTCGCTGTTCCCCGCCACCGCGGCCCTGGTGCCATGGTGGACGGAGAACTACGCGAAGGTCCTGGACGCCTTCCTGGAGGGCGCCGCGTCGGCTACAGGTACGGTCCCGCGCCGCTGATCCGTCCCGGCTGCTGCTCGCCGTCCCCCGCCATGTTGGGCGGCACGGATCCCGGCGGCAGCGCGCGCCGGATCTGCTCCAGCTGCGCCCGCGCGGCCATCTGCTGCGCGAACAGGGCGGTCTGGATGCCGTGGAACAGCCCCTCCAGCCAGCCGACCAGCTGGGCCTGGGCGATCCGGAGCTCGGACTCGCTGGGGACCTCGTCCTCGGCGAAGGGCAGCGAGAGCCGCTCCAGCTCGGCCACCAGCTCCGGGGCCAGGCCCTTCTCCAGCTCGGCGATCGAGGAGCGGTGGATCTCGCGCAGGCGGGCCCGGGAGGCCTCGTCCAAAGGCGCGGCCCGGACCTCCTCCAGCAGCTGCTTGATCATCGAGCCGATCCGCATCACCTTGGCGGGCTGCTCG from Catenulispora sp. MAP5-51 includes the following:
- a CDS encoding phosphotransferase enzyme family protein, whose translation is MPGTSGPLQALFLRFGLPAPTAFRLVDSGLLNRSYQITSTDRRYFLKHYLPWRGVGSGLPDAHGRRRSAAQTLRWQHEAVIRLQAAGLPAVAPLRDLRGRTVAYVRGRPFAVFPWNDGVHRYGKHMQEIDAYRLGTLLADIHTGLTRVLPRVPQPLFVPTTSQRRAVAEAEQLLAVVETGPGRDEMDALSAYRLRERLALIPKVAHLRPAPDAVGTVGYIHGDFHAGNVMWSALEPGSRVTAVVDWEKTAVAPCGDEVVSTALVFFTGEYSGQLDLDLVRAYIGGYAAARPEFSERELTDSVRRVWWERLTDFWILTWHYRHADHRADSLFPATAALVPWWTENYAKVLDAFLEGAASATGTVPRR
- a CDS encoding alpha/beta hydrolase, translated to MAASARGHRRAPRRSRRSPLRAIALFVTSTALVVGSGVAFGYATHHFGKHSSTDAASVVAPPTGPLSDTSDDSTATTDSSGGTDSAPVSSHPVIKASGPGTVTELNVPSADTDWKSRPVFVYRPAVPANVVLPVVYLLHGVPGEPDRIMRSVKDVLDQAFTTGGQAPFIVAAPTGEGTAHDDTEWADAQDGKDMVETYLVKNVIPAVEGKTPRPASMRAIVGFSMGGYGAANLTLRHPDLFSQFASLAGYFHVDDPDGMFGSDSTVEAANTPDDMVQKAAGKRVLLLEDQDETDPLIKGAAAEFAQRLQACDCGVDLSWHLEPGGHTYDFVTGVFPKVISFLDQGFTATAAKPSPAPAG
- a CDS encoding bacterial proteasome activator family protein — protein: MAGRVIVVPAELAGGARGDDESGENPMNVAEMVEQPAKVMRIGSMIKQLLEEVRAAPLDEASRARLREIHRSSIAELEKGLAPELVAELERLSLPFAEDEVPSESELRIAQAQLVGWLEGLFHGIQTALFAQQMAARAQLEQIRRALPPGSVPPNMAGDGEQQPGRISGAGPYL